The Nitrospirota bacterium genome includes a region encoding these proteins:
- a CDS encoding tetratricopeptide repeat protein encodes MGTAEGLRTIGTLLLCALLIGCLSSRTAKILPAQEICNEEADRLLEAGEWQKTIEQHQQIIRQAPNLALAHYHLGIAYGQIEQYAQEVSEYQKAIALGLQKADLYYNLGIALGENFHDYPGAIAAFTHAVRLVPSDADFHFNLGFAYLLNNEQGPAERELQEALRLDPTNLPARLSLGSLYADQKEFQKAKDQWNEVLRLDPSNAEALANLKWLEGQGERRDAK; translated from the coding sequence ATGGGGACCGCTGAGGGATTACGGACAATCGGGACGCTTCTTCTCTGCGCCCTCTTGATCGGTTGCCTCTCTTCCCGGACCGCCAAGATTCTCCCGGCTCAAGAAATCTGTAACGAGGAGGCGGATCGCCTGCTTGAGGCGGGAGAGTGGCAGAAGACTATCGAGCAGCATCAGCAGATCATCCGACAGGCCCCGAACCTTGCGCTGGCTCACTACCACTTGGGCATTGCCTACGGACAGATCGAGCAATACGCTCAAGAAGTTTCGGAGTACCAAAAGGCCATCGCGCTCGGGCTCCAGAAGGCGGATCTGTATTACAACCTGGGTATCGCCTTGGGTGAGAATTTTCATGATTACCCAGGAGCGATCGCGGCCTTCACCCACGCGGTGCGACTGGTGCCGAGCGATGCCGACTTCCATTTCAACTTGGGCTTCGCGTATCTGCTCAACAACGAGCAGGGACCGGCCGAGCGGGAATTACAGGAAGCACTTCGCCTCGATCCGACCAACCTGCCGGCGCGCCTCAGCCTGGGAAGCCTGTACGCCGATCAGAAGGAATTTCAAAAAGCGAAGGACCAATGGAATGAAGTGCTCAGACTCGATCCGTCCAATGCCGAGGCCCTGGCCAATCTGAAATGGTTGGAGGGGCAAGGCGAGCGCCGCGATGCGAAGTGA
- a CDS encoding DUF2231 domain-containing protein, which translates to MIDTLLPGLAALPNMHPLLVHFPIAFFCGALVMEGAAVLYSERLHIAATWATSMSTVIGW; encoded by the coding sequence ATGATCGACACGCTGTTACCCGGGCTGGCGGCTCTCCCGAACATGCACCCCCTCTTGGTCCACTTCCCCATCGCTTTCTTCTGTGGCGCGCTCGTGATGGAAGGAGCGGCCGTCCTGTACTCCGAGAGACTTCACATCGCGGCGACTTGGGCTACATCCATGTCCACCGTAATTGGATGGTGA
- a CDS encoding DUF4124 domain-containing protein → MFRSISAVVFSIAIGPAVPAFAVVFYEWTDDAGVIHLTDDVSKVPSRYRERVQEVTVPDGPPSGEEQASTAPQPPRQLSAPTEDVDFEGHDRQWWRQRLQEWRGRKATAEQNLAKARDRYNRLYFNHSSVADVRREIERYEAEILEATRMLDEVLPEGARKAGAPPGWLRE, encoded by the coding sequence GTGTTCAGATCGATTAGCGCGGTGGTGTTCTCGATAGCGATCGGCCCCGCTGTCCCGGCGTTTGCCGTCGTCTTCTACGAGTGGACGGATGACGCCGGGGTAATTCACCTGACGGACGACGTGTCAAAAGTTCCATCTCGGTATCGAGAGCGCGTTCAAGAAGTCACCGTCCCCGACGGACCACCTTCCGGTGAGGAGCAAGCCTCCACCGCGCCGCAACCGCCTCGCCAGCTGTCGGCTCCCACGGAGGATGTCGACTTTGAGGGACACGACCGGCAATGGTGGAGGCAACGTCTCCAGGAATGGCGCGGTCGCAAAGCGACTGCGGAACAGAACCTCGCCAAGGCCCGAGATCGATACAACCGTCTCTATTTCAACCATAGTTCTGTTGCCGACGTCCGGCGAGAGATCGAGCGGTACGAGGCGGAGATCCTGGAGGCGACCCGCATGCTCGATGAAGTTCTTCCGGAAGGAGCGCGCAAGGCCGGGGCGCCGCCAGGGTGGTTGCGGGAGTAG
- a CDS encoding P-II family nitrogen regulator, translating to MKEVKAYIRHHMVNRVIEALEGAGFVDMTLIDVQRIAKGVSTPEDRYSLELAEKYMNVLRLELVCRDQDAATVVDIIERTARTGRRGDGLIAVVPVDTVVRISTGQRGDAALLPDAGHESEA from the coding sequence ATGAAAGAGGTCAAAGCCTATATTCGCCACCACATGGTGAACCGGGTCATCGAGGCCTTGGAGGGAGCCGGGTTTGTAGACATGACCTTGATCGACGTCCAGCGGATCGCCAAGGGGGTCTCCACGCCCGAAGATCGCTACTCGCTCGAGCTGGCGGAGAAATACATGAATGTCCTGCGCCTGGAGCTGGTGTGCCGGGATCAGGACGCGGCCACGGTGGTCGACATCATCGAGCGGACGGCTCGAACCGGACGGCGAGGAGACGGGCTGATCGCCGTCGTCCCGGTTGACACGGTCGTCCGCATCAGCACCGGCCAGCGAGGCGACGCAGCGCTCCTGCCCGACGCAGGCCACGAATCGGAGGCGTAG
- a CDS encoding efflux RND transporter permease subunit: protein MGIDRIIEFALRQRILVLVAVLLSAALGIAAFRALPIDAFPDVTNIQVQVITEAPGRSPVEVEQFVTYPIEVQMTGLPRLAELRSLSKFGLSMVTVVFEDQVDIYFARQLVLERLIEAREKLPAGVEPAMGPISTGLGEVYQYTLERPEGAKGSENVEADLTELRTIEDWIVRPILKTVPGVTDVNAFGGFVKQYQVLIDPDRLKKYDLTLREVFESVAQNNTNAGGNILEHASERYLIRGVGLIKDLEDIRDIVVKAHDGAPIFIKDVADVTVGSETRQGALVKDGRGEAVAGIVMMIRGGSGKEVVARVKEKVAEINRNQVLPGGVTIKPFYDRTELVKACIRTVTKALEEGGVLVIAVLFLFLGNVRSALIVAATLPLSLLVTFIAMQQVGLTANLMSLGGLAIAMGMIVDGSVVIVENIYRHLSEPSAAKRDRLRVVLEASREVARPVVFGIAIIVIVFLPLFTLEGMEGKMFAPMAYTISIALVASLVLSLTLSPVLSSLFLRGGSEQDVFILRWAKRLYLPLLHRALRKKPVVVAVSVALLIASLALVPFLGTEFIPILDEGALTPQVLRLPSISLAESVEMENKIQQTLLKFPEVETVVSKIGSAEIATDPMGPNVSDPIVNLKPRSEWTTASTKEELVDKIRTELEKMPGVAYNFTQPIALRVDELISGVKSQIAIKLFGDDLDLLKAKADEIARVVSTVRGVTDLRVEQTAGQPYMTVEIDRRRIARYGINVADIAEVIETAIGGKTATELFEGERRFAVVVRFPEDRRDSLESIGNILVSTPGGARIPLAEVTNLAQADGPVQISRENGKRRVVVELNVEGRDIGGLVAQSQQKIRERVQLPEGYYLTWGGAFENQQRAMKRLAIIVPLTIGLIFFLLFSTFNSLRYAALIIMNLPFALVGGILGLFLSGLYLSVPASVGFIALFGVAVLNGVVLVSYMNQLVQEGAPVFEAVVKACERRLRPVLMTALVAILGLIPMLFASGPGSEIQRPLATVVIGGLLSSTLLTLVVLPTLYLWVEQRRGLNNGGNGPQPAGTAVPATHAEVVP from the coding sequence ATGGGCATTGACCGGATCATCGAATTTGCCTTGCGCCAGAGGATTCTCGTGCTGGTGGCGGTCCTCCTGTCGGCGGCGCTGGGCATCGCCGCCTTTCGCGCGCTGCCCATCGACGCGTTCCCGGACGTCACCAACATCCAGGTTCAGGTCATCACCGAGGCGCCGGGGCGCTCGCCGGTGGAGGTGGAGCAGTTCGTCACCTATCCCATCGAAGTCCAGATGACCGGACTCCCGCGATTGGCCGAGCTGCGGTCGCTGTCCAAGTTCGGGCTCTCGATGGTGACCGTGGTGTTCGAAGACCAGGTGGACATCTATTTTGCCCGGCAACTTGTCCTTGAGCGCTTGATCGAGGCCCGAGAGAAGTTGCCGGCGGGGGTCGAGCCGGCCATGGGCCCCATCTCCACCGGACTCGGCGAGGTCTATCAGTACACGTTGGAACGACCGGAAGGCGCGAAAGGCTCTGAGAACGTCGAAGCCGATCTGACGGAGTTGCGCACGATCGAGGATTGGATCGTTCGTCCGATTCTCAAGACCGTCCCGGGTGTGACCGACGTCAACGCCTTCGGCGGATTTGTGAAGCAGTACCAGGTGCTAATCGATCCGGATCGGTTGAAGAAATACGACCTCACACTGCGAGAAGTGTTTGAGTCGGTCGCCCAGAACAACACCAATGCCGGAGGCAATATTCTGGAACACGCCTCGGAGCGGTACTTGATTCGCGGCGTGGGACTGATCAAAGACCTTGAAGACATCCGGGACATCGTGGTCAAGGCGCACGACGGCGCGCCCATCTTCATCAAAGACGTGGCCGATGTGACGGTCGGATCGGAGACCCGTCAGGGCGCATTGGTCAAGGACGGGCGGGGCGAAGCGGTCGCCGGAATCGTGATGATGATCCGGGGGGGCAGCGGCAAAGAGGTGGTGGCGCGGGTCAAGGAGAAGGTCGCCGAAATCAACCGGAACCAGGTGCTGCCCGGCGGGGTGACGATCAAGCCGTTCTACGACCGGACCGAGTTGGTCAAAGCGTGCATCCGGACCGTCACCAAGGCGCTGGAAGAGGGCGGGGTCCTCGTGATCGCCGTCCTGTTCCTGTTTCTGGGCAACGTCCGCAGCGCGCTGATCGTGGCGGCCACGCTGCCCTTGTCGCTTCTGGTGACGTTTATCGCCATGCAGCAGGTGGGACTGACGGCCAATCTGATGTCCTTGGGCGGGCTGGCCATCGCTATGGGGATGATCGTGGACGGCTCGGTCGTGATCGTGGAGAACATTTACCGGCACCTCTCCGAGCCGTCGGCTGCGAAGCGGGATCGACTCCGTGTCGTGCTGGAAGCCAGCCGCGAGGTGGCCAGACCGGTGGTGTTCGGCATCGCCATCATCGTCATCGTCTTTCTCCCCCTCTTCACCTTGGAAGGGATGGAGGGGAAGATGTTCGCGCCGATGGCGTATACGATCAGCATCGCCCTGGTGGCCTCGCTGGTACTCTCGCTCACGTTGTCTCCCGTCCTCTCCTCGCTTTTTCTCCGGGGCGGGAGTGAGCAGGACGTGTTCATCCTTCGGTGGGCCAAACGATTGTATCTGCCCCTCTTGCACCGGGCGTTGCGCAAAAAACCCGTTGTCGTGGCGGTGTCGGTTGCCTTATTGATCGCCAGCCTCGCCCTCGTGCCGTTCCTCGGGACCGAGTTCATTCCCATCCTCGATGAAGGCGCATTGACTCCCCAGGTTCTCCGGCTGCCCAGTATTTCGCTGGCGGAGTCGGTTGAGATGGAGAACAAAATTCAACAGACCCTCCTCAAGTTTCCGGAAGTGGAGACCGTAGTCTCCAAGATCGGATCGGCCGAGATTGCCACTGATCCCATGGGACCCAATGTCAGCGATCCGATCGTGAATCTTAAGCCGCGGAGCGAGTGGACGACTGCCTCTACCAAGGAGGAACTCGTCGATAAGATTCGGACCGAGTTGGAGAAGATGCCGGGCGTGGCCTACAACTTCACCCAGCCCATTGCGCTCCGTGTCGACGAGCTCATCTCCGGCGTGAAATCGCAGATCGCAATCAAACTGTTCGGCGACGACCTGGACCTCTTAAAGGCCAAAGCCGACGAGATCGCTCGGGTCGTCTCGACCGTGCGCGGGGTGACCGACTTGCGCGTCGAACAGACCGCCGGCCAGCCGTACATGACGGTGGAGATCGATCGCCGCAGGATCGCCCGATACGGGATCAACGTGGCGGATATCGCCGAGGTGATCGAAACCGCGATTGGGGGCAAGACCGCGACCGAGCTCTTCGAGGGCGAGCGACGGTTTGCCGTGGTGGTGCGGTTTCCCGAGGACCGGCGCGACAGCTTGGAGTCTATCGGAAATATCTTGGTGAGCACCCCCGGCGGCGCGAGAATTCCCCTGGCCGAGGTCACGAACCTCGCGCAAGCGGACGGACCGGTCCAAATCAGCCGGGAGAACGGCAAGCGGCGCGTCGTAGTCGAGTTGAACGTCGAGGGCCGGGACATCGGCGGGCTCGTGGCCCAAAGCCAACAGAAGATCCGCGAGCGGGTCCAACTCCCCGAAGGCTATTACCTCACATGGGGCGGGGCGTTCGAGAACCAGCAGCGCGCCATGAAACGCCTGGCCATCATCGTGCCGCTCACCATCGGCCTGATCTTCTTTCTGCTGTTTTCCACGTTCAACTCCTTGCGCTACGCCGCGCTGATCATCATGAACCTACCGTTCGCGCTGGTCGGCGGCATCCTGGGGTTGTTCCTGTCCGGCCTGTATCTGTCGGTTCCCGCCTCGGTGGGGTTCATCGCCCTGTTCGGCGTGGCCGTGCTCAACGGCGTCGTGCTGGTGTCGTACATGAATCAACTGGTACAGGAGGGTGCCCCGGTCTTCGAGGCCGTGGTGAAGGCATGCGAGCGGCGGTTGCGGCCCGTGCTCATGACCGCACTCGTCGCGATCCTCGGCCTGATTCCCATGCTGTTCGCCTCCGGACCCGGATCGGAGATTCAACGCCCGCTCGCGACCGTCGTGATCGGCGGCCTGCTGTCATCAACCCTCTTGACCCTCGTGGTTCTGCCGACCCTCTATCTCTGGGTTGAACAACGTCGAGGTCTGAACAACGGAGGCAACGGCCCGCAGCCCGCGGGTACAGCCGTTCCAGCTACACACGCGGAGGTTGTTCCATGA
- a CDS encoding efflux RND transporter periplasmic adaptor subunit, with protein sequence MALAWLALGCQSPTPQPKAGEQAEQAAPHQDEHAEDGHAESEERGGLITLSPQAQQLAGIAVEEVGRRSLRREVRLPGTIQANQNRLAHVGPRIQGRVVALSAGLGDRVKSGATLAMIDSPELGQAESDFVTARAKFVVAEKAYERAKTLLDGKVIGTGEFQRREGDYLASKAEAQAAEDRLRLLGLEDPEIANVGGNRSVRSQVAITTPLTGTVVDRDVTLGEVVEPAKTLFTVADLSALWGVADVPERDLATVKKGLPAKVSVSAYPREVFSGKVTYISDTLDLSSRTAKVRVEIDNARGKLKPEMFATFILTEETEGVLSIPEHAVQRDGGKPIVFVSKDAGFEKRPVELGPEQHGYYPIQSGLQVGERVVTKGAFVLKSESERGQMEEGHGH encoded by the coding sequence GTGGCTCTGGCGTGGTTGGCGTTGGGGTGTCAGTCGCCCACTCCCCAGCCGAAGGCCGGGGAACAGGCGGAGCAAGCCGCGCCCCATCAGGACGAACACGCTGAAGACGGGCATGCGGAGTCCGAGGAGCGGGGAGGGCTCATCACCTTGAGCCCACAAGCCCAACAGCTTGCCGGGATCGCGGTGGAAGAAGTCGGTCGCCGGTCCTTACGGCGCGAGGTGCGATTGCCGGGCACGATCCAGGCCAACCAGAACCGACTCGCGCACGTCGGCCCCCGCATTCAGGGCCGGGTCGTGGCGCTCTCGGCGGGATTGGGCGACCGCGTGAAATCGGGCGCGACGCTGGCGATGATCGATAGCCCGGAGTTGGGGCAGGCCGAATCGGACTTCGTGACCGCCAGGGCAAAGTTCGTCGTGGCCGAGAAGGCGTACGAACGGGCGAAGACCCTGCTCGATGGCAAAGTGATCGGCACGGGCGAATTCCAACGACGCGAGGGCGACTATCTGGCGAGCAAGGCCGAAGCGCAGGCGGCGGAAGACCGACTGCGTCTGCTGGGCCTGGAGGATCCGGAGATCGCCAATGTGGGCGGCAACCGATCGGTTCGATCCCAGGTGGCGATCACCACCCCGCTGACCGGAACCGTCGTTGACCGGGACGTCACGCTGGGGGAGGTGGTCGAGCCGGCGAAAACGCTGTTTACCGTCGCGGATCTGTCCGCACTCTGGGGGGTGGCGGATGTTCCGGAACGAGATCTGGCCACCGTCAAGAAGGGCTTGCCCGCCAAGGTCTCGGTCTCCGCGTATCCCCGTGAAGTGTTTTCGGGGAAGGTCACGTACATCTCCGATACCCTCGACCTCTCGTCGCGCACCGCAAAAGTCCGGGTCGAGATCGACAATGCGCGCGGCAAACTCAAACCCGAGATGTTCGCGACGTTCATCCTCACCGAGGAAACCGAGGGCGTCCTCAGCATCCCGGAACACGCGGTCCAACGCGATGGAGGCAAACCCATTGTATTCGTCTCCAAGGACGCGGGTTTTGAGAAACGTCCGGTTGAACTCGGGCCCGAACAACACGGGTACTACCCGATCCAGTCCGGCCTCCAAGTGGGAGAACGGGTGGTCACGAAGGGCGCTTTCGTCCTCAAGTCCGAATCCGAGCGCGGGCAGATGGAGGAGGGCCATGGGCATTGA
- a CDS encoding TolC family protein translates to MLIRRVVSCALFALMIPIALIKPSTAEEGGKRYSLEEVLTLAEQRNPSLAVFQSNVEAARGAFTSARAYPNPEVMIELGTGKPLDPPNADSGREHRLELSQSLEWPGKRASRTRAAEAQVGVARGNLDDFRLELRAQFKEAFFETVLAQQTAQVAAQNLATARSLVESATLRVESGEAPDLELIRARVELFNVTREARRAHNRLLTAKTALNSLLAGALGETFDVVGAPPRLDAAYELPVLIERSLATHPLIVRQEQALKAAGYTLSEQRQARVPDLTVTASTGEEIDKRSSAIGLALSVPLFNQRRGDIATARAEQARAQAELAQTRLDLTKLISQEYENYRLAIDQINTFEEGLLKQADEALRIAQLSYEQGELDLLNLLDAQRVQRVALLEYYDAQFELQTALARLERVTGGLQ, encoded by the coding sequence GTGCTTATTCGACGTGTCGTGTCCTGCGCGCTCTTTGCGCTGATGATTCCGATCGCCTTGATCAAACCCTCCACCGCAGAAGAAGGCGGCAAGCGCTATTCCCTGGAAGAGGTCTTAACCCTTGCCGAACAGCGCAATCCGTCCCTAGCGGTCTTTCAATCCAATGTTGAGGCTGCTCGCGGGGCATTCACGTCCGCACGCGCGTATCCCAATCCCGAAGTCATGATCGAACTGGGTACCGGCAAGCCGTTGGACCCACCAAACGCCGACAGCGGGCGCGAACATCGTCTGGAACTGAGCCAATCCCTGGAGTGGCCCGGGAAGCGGGCGTCTCGTACCCGGGCCGCGGAGGCGCAGGTCGGGGTGGCTCGCGGGAACCTGGACGACTTCCGGCTGGAACTGCGGGCTCAGTTTAAAGAAGCCTTTTTCGAGACGGTGCTCGCCCAACAGACCGCACAGGTAGCGGCTCAAAATCTGGCGACGGCCCGGAGTCTGGTGGAATCTGCCACGTTACGAGTCGAGTCGGGAGAAGCGCCCGACCTCGAGCTGATCCGCGCTCGGGTGGAACTCTTCAATGTGACTCGGGAGGCGCGCCGCGCTCACAATCGTCTCCTCACCGCCAAAACCGCGCTCAACAGCCTGCTTGCCGGGGCCTTGGGGGAGACCTTCGACGTGGTCGGCGCCCCACCTCGTCTTGATGCCGCGTACGAGTTGCCCGTTCTGATCGAACGCTCCCTCGCCACGCATCCGCTCATCGTCCGTCAGGAGCAGGCCTTGAAGGCGGCCGGGTACACGCTGTCCGAGCAACGACAGGCCCGCGTTCCGGACCTGACCGTCACCGCATCGACCGGCGAGGAGATCGACAAGCGGTCCTCGGCGATCGGGTTGGCGCTGTCCGTGCCGCTCTTCAATCAACGACGGGGCGACATCGCCACCGCACGAGCCGAGCAGGCAAGGGCGCAAGCGGAGTTGGCGCAAACGCGCCTCGATCTCACCAAGTTGATTTCTCAGGAGTACGAGAACTATCGCCTGGCAATTGATCAGATCAACACCTTCGAGGAAGGCCTGCTCAAACAAGCCGACGAAGCGTTACGCATCGCGCAATTGAGCTATGAACAAGGAGAACTGGACTTGCTGAACCTGTTAGATGCCCAGCGGGTGCAGCGCGTCGCCTTACTCGAATATTACGACGCGCAGTTTGAACTCCAGACGGCGCTCGCACGACTGGAACGCGTGACAGGAGGTTTGCAATGA
- a CDS encoding YnfA family protein has protein sequence MNILVTTGLFMATAVAEIVGCYLPYLWLKGRAPVWVLGPAAVSLALFVWLLTLHPTDAGRVYAAYGGVYVATALAWLWLVDGVRPHFWDVAGSVVAILGMAIIMFAPRA, from the coding sequence ATGAACATACTTGTTACCACCGGGCTGTTCATGGCGACCGCCGTTGCCGAAATCGTCGGCTGCTATCTACCGTACCTCTGGTTAAAGGGCCGCGCTCCGGTGTGGGTACTGGGACCAGCAGCCGTGTCCCTTGCTCTGTTCGTTTGGCTGTTGACGCTTCATCCCACCGACGCCGGGCGCGTGTACGCCGCGTACGGTGGGGTGTATGTCGCGACGGCACTAGCGTGGCTCTGGCTGGTAGATGGCGTCCGTCCTCACTTCTGGGACGTGGCCGGGTCGGTGGTGGCGATCCTTGGCATGGCCATCATCATGTTTGCGCCTCGCGCTTAG
- a CDS encoding heavy metal-binding domain-containing protein, with the protein MTDGELLLATVDQLDGYRVESYDGIISVHVSGGINFVRGWFVALRDLVGGKVGTFENEAIRLEERAKRKLCGRAGQIPGVNAVIGLQFAYHHIGQQRKSMLALTVTGTVCRIRSVSGSPHH; encoded by the coding sequence GTGACGGACGGGGAGTTGCTTCTTGCTACGGTCGATCAGCTCGACGGCTATCGCGTCGAGTCCTATGACGGGATCATCTCGGTCCACGTGTCGGGTGGGATCAACTTCGTGCGGGGCTGGTTCGTTGCGCTCCGCGATCTCGTGGGTGGGAAGGTGGGGACATTTGAGAACGAGGCGATCCGCCTTGAGGAACGCGCCAAACGGAAACTCTGCGGGCGAGCCGGCCAGATCCCGGGCGTCAACGCGGTCATCGGCCTGCAGTTTGCCTACCACCATATCGGCCAGCAGCGAAAATCCATGCTGGCGCTCACTGTGACCGGAACTGTCTGTCGTATTCGATCTGTGTCGGGTTCTCCGCATCATTAG